In one Parageobacillus genomosp. 1 genomic region, the following are encoded:
- a CDS encoding 3-hydroxybutyryl-CoA dehydrogenase, whose translation MDVKTIMVIGAGQMGSGIAQVCAMAGYDVFLHDISQAQIDKGLTNIEKLLSRQVEKGKMTEEEKAATLERLTPSTDLQNAAKADLVIEAVVENMDVKTKLFAELDQIAPPHTILATNTSSLPITEIAAATKRPEKVIGMHFMNPVPVMKLVEIIRGLATADEVYETIEAITRKLNKVPVEVNDFPGFISNRVLMPMINEAIYALYEGVATKEAIDEVMKLGMNHPMGPLTLADFIGLDTCLYIMETLHEGFGDDKYRPCPLLRKYVKAGWLGRKTGRGFYTYE comes from the coding sequence ATGGATGTAAAAACGATTATGGTTATCGGTGCCGGGCAAATGGGCTCGGGTATTGCTCAAGTATGCGCGATGGCGGGATATGATGTTTTCCTGCATGACATCAGTCAGGCGCAAATCGATAAAGGGCTTACCAATATTGAAAAATTATTATCCCGTCAAGTAGAAAAAGGGAAAATGACGGAAGAGGAAAAAGCGGCGACATTGGAGCGCCTCACTCCTTCCACCGATTTACAAAACGCGGCGAAAGCTGATTTAGTCATTGAAGCGGTCGTCGAAAACATGGATGTGAAAACAAAATTGTTTGCCGAGCTCGATCAAATCGCTCCGCCGCATACGATTTTGGCAACAAACACGTCTTCGCTGCCAATTACGGAAATCGCGGCGGCGACAAAACGTCCAGAAAAAGTAATCGGCATGCACTTTATGAATCCGGTTCCGGTCATGAAGTTAGTCGAAATTATCCGCGGGCTGGCGACGGCGGATGAGGTGTATGAGACGATTGAAGCGATTACGCGCAAGCTCAATAAAGTTCCCGTTGAAGTCAACGACTTCCCAGGCTTTATCTCCAACCGTGTCTTGATGCCGATGATTAATGAAGCGATTTATGCGTTGTATGAAGGTGTTGCGACGAAAGAAGCGATTGATGAAGTAATGAAGCTTGGCATGAACCATCCGATGGGTCCATTAACATTAGCTGATTTTATCGGGCTAGACACGTGCTTGTACATTATGGAAACGCTTCATGAAGGGTTTGGCGATGATAAATACCGCCCATGCCCGTTATTGCGCAAATACGTGAAAGCCGGCTGGCTCGGCCGTAAGACAGGAAGAGGATTTTACACATACGAATAA
- a CDS encoding acyl-CoA dehydrogenase, producing the protein MNFQLSEEHEMIRKMVREFAENEVAPTAAERDEEERFDREIFNKMAELGLTGIPWPEEYGGIGSDYLAYVIAVEELSKVCASTGVTLSAHISLASWPIYKFGTEEQKQKYLRALATGEKLGAYGLSEPGAGSDVSSMKTRAVRDGDYYVLNGSKVWITNGGEAEIYVVFAVTDPEKRHKGISAFIVEKGTPGFSIGKKEKKLGIRSSPTTELIFEDCRIPKENLLGQEGEGFKIAMMTLDGGRNGIAAQAVGIAQGALDAAVEYAKQRVQFGKPIAEQQGVAFKLADMATAIEAARLLTYQAAWLESNGLPYGKASAMAKLFAGDTAMKVTVDAVQIFGGYGYTKDYPVERFMRDAKITQIYEGTQEIQRLVISRMLTR; encoded by the coding sequence ATGAATTTTCAATTAAGCGAAGAACATGAAATGATACGAAAAATGGTACGCGAGTTTGCCGAAAACGAAGTGGCGCCGACAGCAGCGGAACGGGATGAAGAAGAACGGTTTGACCGAGAAATTTTTAATAAAATGGCGGAATTAGGTCTTACCGGAATTCCGTGGCCAGAAGAGTACGGCGGCATCGGCAGCGACTATTTGGCATATGTCATTGCGGTGGAAGAATTGTCAAAAGTATGCGCTTCTACTGGAGTTACGCTATCGGCGCATATTTCCCTTGCGAGCTGGCCGATCTACAAATTCGGCACGGAAGAACAAAAGCAAAAATACTTGCGCGCCCTCGCGACAGGGGAAAAGCTCGGCGCGTACGGCCTTTCCGAGCCGGGAGCTGGTTCGGACGTCTCCTCGATGAAAACGAGAGCGGTGCGCGACGGCGATTACTATGTATTAAACGGTTCAAAAGTATGGATCACGAACGGCGGTGAAGCGGAAATTTACGTCGTCTTTGCCGTTACCGACCCGGAAAAACGCCATAAAGGCATCAGCGCGTTTATTGTCGAAAAAGGCACGCCGGGATTTTCGATCGGCAAAAAAGAGAAAAAGCTCGGCATTCGTTCTTCGCCGACAACCGAGCTTATTTTTGAAGACTGCCGCATTCCGAAAGAAAATCTTCTCGGGCAAGAAGGGGAAGGCTTTAAAATCGCGATGATGACGCTTGACGGCGGCCGCAACGGCATTGCGGCGCAAGCGGTCGGCATCGCCCAAGGAGCGTTAGACGCAGCGGTTGAATACGCCAAACAACGGGTGCAATTCGGCAAGCCGATCGCCGAGCAACAAGGCGTGGCCTTTAAATTGGCCGACATGGCAACGGCGATTGAAGCGGCGCGCTTGCTGACGTATCAAGCGGCATGGCTCGAATCCAACGGCCTGCCGTACGGCAAAGCATCAGCGATGGCGAAACTGTTTGCCGGCGATACGGCGATGAAAGTAACGGTCGATGCCGTGCAAATTTTCGGCGGCTACGGTTATACGAAAGACTATCCGGTTGAACGGTTTATGCGCGATGCGAAAATTACGCAAATTTACGAAGGAACGCAAGAAATTCAGCGTCTTGTTATTTCGCGGATGCTTACTAGATAA
- the icmF gene encoding fused isobutyryl-CoA mutase/GTPase IcmF — MAHIYRPKHHVRFVTASSLFDGHDASINIMRRILQASGAEVIHLGHNRSVDEIVNAAIQEDVQGIAVSSYQGGHMEFFKYMYDLLQERGASHIRIYGGGGGVIIPREIKELHEYGIARIFSPEDGRRFGLQGMINIMLEECDFPTVTEITDELERLPNGDVQAVARLITLCESRVDASSEAAAAAEAALEKVKEMTKAVPVLGITGTGGAGKSSLTDELVRRFLNEIPDIKIAILSIDPTKQKTGGALLGDRIRMNSINSPRVYMRSLATRNSRSELSLAIRDAISVVKAAGFDLIIVETSGIGQGDAAITEVCDISMYVMTSEYGAPTQLEKIDMIDYADLIVINKFEREGSEDAKRQVQKQYQRSHQLFDKDLSEMPVYGTIASQFNDPGTNTLFVALVNLINQKAGTNWKTDLKTVANVEKHNVIIPSERRHYLREITETVRNYHKRVEQQSEIARRLFQIEGAIEAAKERGESEEVIAALETLKQHYENELTPESKRILASWEDLKAKYAGKQFVTKVRDKEIVTELTTKSLSGLDIPKVALPKFKDYGEILRWVYKENVPGSFPYTAGVFPFKRQGEDPKRQFAGEGTPERTNRRFHYLCKEDKAKRLSTAFDSVTLYGQDPDYRPDIFGKVGESGVSVCTLDDMKKLYKGFDLCDPLTSVSMTINGPAPIILAMFMNTAIDQQVEKREKELGRPLTKEEYEEVKAYTLQTVRGTVQADILKEDQGQNTCIFSTDFALKMMGDIQEYFIKHKVRNYYSVSISGYHIAEAGANPITQLAFTLANGFTYVEYYLSRGMKIDDFAPNLSFFFSNGLDPEYSVIGRVARRIWAIVMREKYGANERSQKLKYHIQTSGRSLHAQEIDFNDIRTTLQALIAIYDNCNSLHTNAYDEAITTPTEESVRRAMAIQLIITKEFGLAKNENPLQGSFIIEELTDLVEEAVLREFERINDRGGVLGAMEMQYQRGKIQEESMYYEMKKHSGELPIIGVNTFLNPNPPSEEELNNIQLARATYEEKELQIKNLREFQERNKDKVEAALERLKQVAVSGGNIFEELMETVKVASLGQITRALYEVGGQYRRNM; from the coding sequence ATGGCACATATTTATCGTCCGAAACATCATGTTCGCTTTGTGACGGCATCAAGCTTATTTGATGGCCACGACGCGTCGATTAACATCATGCGCCGCATTTTGCAGGCAAGCGGCGCGGAAGTCATTCATTTAGGGCACAACCGTTCCGTTGATGAAATTGTCAATGCCGCGATCCAGGAGGATGTGCAAGGAATTGCTGTCTCTTCTTATCAAGGCGGGCATATGGAATTTTTTAAATATATGTACGACCTGTTGCAAGAGCGCGGCGCTTCCCATATCCGCATTTACGGAGGCGGAGGCGGCGTCATTATTCCACGCGAAATCAAGGAGCTGCATGAATACGGCATCGCCCGCATCTTTTCACCGGAAGACGGCCGCCGTTTTGGGCTGCAAGGCATGATTAACATTATGCTCGAAGAATGCGATTTTCCGACCGTTACCGAAATCACCGATGAATTAGAACGGCTGCCAAATGGAGATGTCCAAGCGGTGGCGCGGTTAATCACGTTATGCGAAAGCCGCGTCGATGCTTCGAGCGAAGCAGCGGCAGCGGCGGAGGCGGCGCTCGAAAAAGTGAAAGAGATGACCAAAGCGGTGCCGGTTCTCGGCATTACCGGCACGGGCGGAGCGGGGAAAAGCTCGCTGACTGATGAGTTAGTGCGCCGTTTCTTAAACGAAATTCCGGATATCAAAATCGCGATTTTATCGATTGATCCGACGAAACAAAAAACGGGCGGAGCCCTGCTTGGCGACCGCATCCGTATGAATTCGATCAACTCGCCGCGTGTCTATATGCGCAGCCTGGCGACGCGCAACTCCCGCTCGGAGCTGTCGCTTGCGATTCGCGATGCCATTTCTGTCGTCAAAGCGGCGGGCTTTGATTTAATTATCGTCGAAACGAGCGGAATCGGCCAAGGCGATGCGGCGATTACGGAAGTATGCGATATCTCGATGTATGTGATGACGAGCGAATACGGCGCGCCAACGCAGCTCGAGAAAATCGATATGATTGACTACGCCGATTTAATCGTCATCAACAAATTTGAGCGCGAAGGGTCGGAAGACGCGAAACGCCAAGTGCAAAAACAATATCAGCGCAGCCACCAGCTATTTGATAAAGACCTTTCCGAAATGCCAGTCTACGGCACGATCGCCAGCCAATTTAACGATCCGGGAACGAACACTCTATTTGTCGCTCTGGTCAACCTGATTAATCAAAAAGCAGGAACGAACTGGAAAACGGATTTGAAAACGGTAGCGAACGTCGAAAAGCATAACGTCATCATTCCAAGTGAACGGCGCCATTACTTGCGGGAAATTACGGAAACGGTCCGCAACTATCATAAGCGCGTCGAACAACAGTCCGAAATCGCGCGCCGTCTTTTCCAAATTGAAGGGGCGATCGAAGCGGCAAAAGAACGCGGTGAAAGCGAAGAAGTGATCGCGGCGCTCGAGACGCTCAAGCAGCATTACGAAAACGAACTCACGCCGGAATCGAAACGAATCCTTGCCTCATGGGAAGATTTGAAGGCGAAATATGCAGGGAAACAGTTTGTGACAAAAGTGCGCGATAAGGAAATTGTCACCGAATTAACGACAAAAAGCTTGTCCGGACTCGATATTCCGAAAGTAGCGCTGCCGAAATTTAAAGATTACGGCGAAATTTTGCGTTGGGTGTACAAAGAAAACGTTCCAGGCTCGTTCCCATATACAGCTGGCGTCTTTCCGTTTAAGCGGCAAGGCGAAGATCCAAAACGGCAGTTTGCCGGCGAGGGCACGCCGGAGCGGACGAATCGCCGCTTCCATTACCTCTGCAAAGAAGATAAAGCAAAGCGGTTAAGCACCGCGTTCGATTCGGTCACGCTGTATGGCCAAGACCCAGACTATCGCCCAGACATTTTCGGCAAAGTTGGCGAAAGCGGGGTCAGCGTCTGTACGCTCGATGATATGAAAAAGCTGTATAAAGGCTTTGACTTGTGCGACCCGCTGACATCGGTATCGATGACGATCAACGGTCCGGCGCCGATTATTTTAGCGATGTTTATGAACACGGCGATCGACCAGCAAGTCGAAAAGCGGGAAAAAGAGCTGGGACGTCCGCTGACGAAAGAAGAATACGAAGAAGTAAAAGCGTACACGCTGCAAACGGTGCGCGGTACGGTCCAGGCCGATATTTTAAAAGAAGACCAAGGGCAAAATACGTGTATTTTCTCGACCGATTTCGCCTTGAAAATGATGGGCGACATTCAAGAATATTTTATTAAACATAAAGTTCGCAACTATTATTCCGTATCGATCTCCGGCTACCATATCGCCGAAGCGGGCGCCAATCCGATTACCCAGCTCGCGTTTACGCTCGCCAACGGCTTTACGTACGTCGAATATTATTTAAGCCGCGGCATGAAAATCGATGATTTCGCGCCAAACCTTTCCTTCTTCTTCAGCAACGGTCTAGATCCGGAATACTCGGTGATCGGCCGTGTGGCGCGCCGCATTTGGGCGATCGTCATGCGCGAAAAATACGGAGCAAATGAACGAAGCCAAAAATTAAAATACCATATCCAAACATCCGGACGTTCGCTCCACGCGCAAGAAATCGATTTTAACGATATCCGCACGACGCTGCAGGCGTTAATAGCGATTTACGATAACTGTAACTCGCTCCATACAAACGCCTATGACGAAGCGATCACCACACCGACCGAGGAGTCGGTCCGTCGCGCGATGGCGATCCAGCTCATCATCACGAAAGAGTTTGGCTTGGCGAAAAACGAAAATCCGCTCCAAGGTTCATTCATTATCGAGGAGCTGACCGATTTAGTCGAAGAAGCAGTATTACGGGAATTTGAGCGTATCAACGACCGCGGCGGCGTGCTCGGCGCGATGGAAATGCAGTATCAGCGCGGAAAAATTCAAGAAGAATCGATGTATTACGAAATGAAAAAACATAGCGGCGAACTTCCGATCATCGGCGTCAATACGTTCCTCAATCCGAATCCGCCATCGGAAGAGGAGTTGAACAATATACAACTCGCGCGCGCAACATATGAAGAAAAAGAATTGCAAATTAAAAACTTGCGTGAATTCCAAGAGAGAAATAAAGATAAGGTAGAGGCGGCGCTAGAGCGCCTTAAACAGGTAGCGGTAAGCGGCGGCAATATTTTTGAAGAGTTAATGGAAACAGTAAAAGTTGCCAGCCTCGGGCAAATTACGCGCGCCCTTTATGAAGTGGGCGGGCAATACCGCCGCAACATGTAA
- a CDS encoding heterodisulfide reductase-related iron-sulfur binding cluster: protein MNSLLVINFLAFLLVTAYAVYLFAYVVKTRAIYIKLGKKVEFDEKVKERLQKIWVNVFGQKKLLKDKKSGIIHVIFFYGFILVQFGAIDFIIKGLVPGAHLPLGPLYPGFTFFQEIVTLLILIAVLAAFYRRYIEKLVRLKRDFKAGLVLIFIGGLMLSVLFGNGMAMIWHGEEAMWSEPVASFIAGAFGWVGETGAAVLFFIAWWIHLLILLTFLVYVPQSKHAHLIAAPINVFFSRLSRPKLSKIDFEDETQESFGVGKIEDFTQKQLIDLYACVECGRCTSMCPATGTGKMLSPMDLILKLRDHLTEKGAAVTSRAPWVPTFAFKNTRGNQLAFAAQGVQEQAAALEMPSLIGDVITEEEIWACTTCRNCEDQCPVMNEHVDKIIDLRRYLVLTEGRMNPDAQRAMTNIERQGNPWGLNRKERENWRELRDDVQVPTVKEMNKAGEEFEYLFWVGSMGSFDNRSQKIALAFAKLLNEAGVKFAILGNKEKNSGDTPRRLGNEFLFQELAANNIAEFEKAGVKKIVTIDPHAYNTFKNEYPDFGFEAEVYHHTELLAKLIDEGRLVPKYEVKERVTFHDSCYLGRYNDVYDAPRKILQAIPGVEVVEMERNRERGMCCGAGGGLMWMEETTGNRINVARTEQALAVNPTVISAGCPYCLTMLTDGTKAKEVEDKVSTYDVAELLAKSVFGEAKEAVS, encoded by the coding sequence ATGAATTCTCTATTAGTGATCAACTTTCTTGCGTTTTTGCTTGTAACCGCTTACGCTGTCTACTTGTTTGCCTACGTGGTGAAAACGCGGGCGATATATATTAAGCTCGGCAAAAAAGTCGAGTTTGATGAAAAAGTAAAAGAGCGTCTGCAAAAAATCTGGGTCAATGTTTTTGGCCAGAAAAAGCTGCTGAAAGACAAAAAAAGCGGTATCATTCACGTCATCTTTTTCTACGGCTTTATTCTTGTGCAATTTGGAGCGATTGACTTTATCATCAAAGGTCTCGTTCCTGGGGCACATCTGCCGCTAGGCCCGCTTTATCCAGGGTTCACATTTTTCCAGGAAATTGTAACCTTGCTTATTTTGATTGCCGTATTGGCTGCGTTTTACCGTCGTTATATTGAAAAGCTCGTTCGTTTAAAACGGGATTTTAAAGCTGGTTTAGTGCTCATCTTTATCGGCGGGTTAATGCTTTCCGTTTTGTTTGGCAACGGCATGGCCATGATTTGGCATGGGGAAGAAGCAATGTGGAGCGAACCAGTCGCGTCATTCATCGCCGGCGCGTTCGGCTGGGTTGGCGAAACCGGAGCTGCTGTCTTGTTCTTTATCGCTTGGTGGATTCATTTGTTGATTTTGCTTACTTTCTTAGTATACGTACCGCAGTCGAAGCACGCTCACTTGATTGCCGCGCCGATTAACGTGTTTTTCAGCCGTTTGTCGCGGCCGAAATTATCGAAAATCGACTTTGAAGATGAAACGCAGGAATCGTTTGGCGTCGGAAAAATTGAAGACTTTACACAAAAACAGCTTATCGATTTATATGCTTGTGTGGAGTGCGGACGATGCACGAGCATGTGTCCGGCTACTGGAACCGGGAAAATGCTGTCGCCAATGGATTTGATTTTAAAACTGCGCGACCACCTGACCGAAAAAGGAGCGGCCGTTACGTCCCGCGCTCCGTGGGTGCCGACGTTTGCCTTTAAAAACACGAGAGGCAACCAATTGGCGTTTGCCGCGCAAGGTGTACAAGAGCAAGCAGCGGCGCTGGAGATGCCAAGTTTGATCGGCGACGTCATTACGGAAGAGGAAATTTGGGCCTGTACGACATGCCGCAACTGTGAAGACCAATGTCCGGTCATGAACGAGCATGTAGACAAAATTATTGACTTGCGCCGCTATCTTGTGCTGACGGAAGGAAGAATGAACCCGGATGCGCAGCGGGCGATGACCAACATTGAACGCCAAGGAAACCCATGGGGACTCAACCGCAAAGAGAGAGAAAACTGGCGCGAGCTTCGCGATGATGTGCAAGTTCCGACAGTCAAAGAAATGAACAAAGCCGGCGAGGAGTTCGAATATTTATTCTGGGTCGGCTCAATGGGCTCGTTTGACAACCGCAGCCAAAAAATCGCTTTGGCGTTTGCGAAATTGTTAAATGAAGCAGGAGTGAAGTTTGCGATTTTAGGAAATAAAGAGAAAAACTCAGGCGATACGCCGCGCCGCTTAGGAAACGAGTTTTTATTCCAGGAACTCGCGGCCAACAATATCGCGGAATTTGAAAAAGCGGGTGTGAAAAAGATTGTGACGATCGACCCGCATGCGTACAACACGTTTAAAAACGAATATCCGGATTTCGGCTTTGAAGCGGAAGTATACCATCATACTGAACTGCTCGCGAAGTTGATTGACGAAGGCCGATTGGTGCCGAAATATGAAGTAAAAGAACGAGTGACGTTCCATGATTCCTGTTATTTAGGACGCTACAACGACGTGTATGACGCGCCGCGCAAAATTTTGCAGGCGATTCCGGGCGTCGAGGTCGTCGAAATGGAACGCAACCGCGAGCGCGGCATGTGCTGCGGCGCCGGCGGTGGCTTGATGTGGATGGAAGAAACGACAGGCAACCGCATCAACGTAGCCCGCACCGAACAGGCGCTTGCCGTCAACCCAACGGTCATCAGCGCTGGTTGTCCGTACTGCTTAACGATGCTCACGGACGGCACAAAAGCAAAAGAAGTCGAAGACAAAGTTTCGACTTACGATGTGGCCGAATTGCTGGCGAAATCGGTCTTTGGCGAAGCGAAAGAAGCTGTCTCTTAA
- a CDS encoding TetR/AcrR family transcriptional regulator, with amino-acid sequence MKKREVIASVKDEKLVKKRRNQMIKGAISLFKQKGFHQTTTREIAKASGFSIGTLYEYIRKKEDILYLVCDRIYDEVRERMEKDIGTHHGTIESFKLAIARYFKVIDDLQDEVLVMYQEVKSLSKESLVYVLNKEIQMVGMFENILQTCVNNGVFQLTEEEIKLFAHDIFVLGQMWAFRRWALKKMCTLDEYIELQTELLLKGIMEKRSS; translated from the coding sequence ATGAAAAAACGGGAAGTGATCGCATCCGTCAAAGATGAAAAACTTGTTAAAAAACGCCGCAACCAAATGATTAAAGGAGCGATTTCCCTGTTTAAACAAAAAGGATTTCACCAGACGACAACAAGGGAAATCGCCAAAGCATCGGGATTTAGCATCGGCACGCTCTATGAATATATTCGCAAAAAAGAAGACATCCTCTATCTCGTTTGCGACCGCATTTATGATGAAGTACGCGAACGGATGGAAAAAGATATCGGCACCCACCATGGCACGATCGAAAGCTTTAAGCTAGCGATCGCCCGCTATTTCAAAGTCATCGACGATTTGCAAGATGAAGTGCTCGTTATGTATCAGGAAGTGAAATCGCTCAGCAAAGAATCGCTGGTATACGTGCTCAACAAGGAAATCCAAATGGTCGGCATGTTTGAAAACATTTTGCAGACATGCGTCAACAACGGTGTATTTCAGCTGACGGAGGAAGAAATCAAACTGTTCGCTCATGACATTTTCGTGCTGGGACAAATGTGGGCGTTCCGCCGCTGGGCGCTGAAAAAAATGTGTACGCTTGATGAATATATCGAACTGCAGACGGAATTGCTGCTAAAGGGAATTATGGAGAAACGGTCATCATGA
- a CDS encoding acyl-CoA dehydrogenase, with product MNLHFTEEQEMMRKMVQEFAQTEIAPFVERMEQGEFPRPILNKMAELGLMGITVPEEYGGAGMDFVSYIIAIHEISKVSATVGVILSVHTSVGTNPILYFGTEEQKKKYVPKLASGEYLGAFCLTEPSAGSDAKSLKTKAVRQGDHYILNGSKIFITNGGEADTYIVFARTDPNEKGSRGISAFIVEKDTPGFIIGKDEKKMGLHGSRTVQITLEDAKVPAENLLGEEGQGFKIAMANLDVGRIGIAAQSLGIAEAALEHATAYAKERIQFGKPIAEQQGVAFKLADMATAVEAAKLLVYRAAFLRAQGLPCGKEASMAKLFASRTAMENAIEAVQIFGGNGYTKDYPVERLFRDAKICEIYEGTSEIQRLVISKYLTKE from the coding sequence ATGAATTTACACTTTACTGAAGAGCAAGAAATGATGCGGAAAATGGTACAAGAATTCGCGCAAACGGAAATCGCGCCGTTTGTGGAACGCATGGAGCAAGGCGAGTTTCCGCGCCCGATTTTAAACAAAATGGCCGAGTTAGGGCTGATGGGCATTACCGTTCCGGAAGAGTACGGCGGCGCGGGTATGGACTTTGTTTCCTACATTATCGCCATCCATGAAATTTCCAAAGTCAGCGCCACAGTCGGCGTCATTTTATCGGTGCATACGTCAGTCGGCACCAATCCGATTTTATACTTCGGAACGGAGGAGCAAAAGAAAAAATATGTGCCGAAGCTGGCCAGCGGCGAGTACCTAGGGGCGTTTTGCCTCACCGAACCGAGCGCCGGCTCGGACGCGAAAAGTTTAAAAACGAAAGCGGTCCGCCAGGGCGACCATTACATTTTAAACGGTTCGAAAATTTTCATCACCAACGGCGGCGAGGCGGATACGTACATCGTCTTTGCCCGCACGGATCCAAATGAAAAAGGCAGCCGCGGCATTTCCGCCTTTATCGTCGAAAAAGATACGCCGGGATTTATCATCGGCAAAGACGAGAAAAAAATGGGGCTGCACGGTTCACGGACGGTACAAATTACTCTCGAAGACGCGAAAGTGCCGGCAGAAAACTTGCTTGGCGAAGAAGGGCAAGGCTTTAAAATCGCGATGGCGAACCTCGATGTCGGACGCATTGGCATCGCCGCGCAATCGCTTGGCATTGCCGAAGCGGCGTTAGAACATGCGACCGCTTATGCGAAAGAACGCATCCAGTTTGGCAAGCCGATCGCCGAACAGCAAGGCGTTGCTTTTAAGCTCGCTGATATGGCGACAGCGGTCGAAGCGGCAAAACTGCTTGTCTATCGCGCGGCATTTTTGCGGGCGCAAGGCTTGCCATGCGGAAAAGAGGCTTCGATGGCGAAATTGTTTGCCTCAAGAACGGCGATGGAAAACGCGATCGAAGCGGTGCAAATTTTCGGAGGCAACGGCTATACGAAAGATTATCCGGTTGAGCGGCTGTTCCGCGATGCGAAAATTTGTGAGATTTACGAAGGAACAAGCGAAATTCAACGTTTGGTCATTAGCAAATACTTGACGAAAGAGTAA
- a CDS encoding acetyl-CoA C-acetyltransferase, producing MGKTVIVSGVRTPFGKFGGALQSLTAAELGGIAVKEALARANISGEQIDQVILGTVLQGGQGQLPSRQAMRHAGIPWEVRTETINKVCASGMRAVTLGDQIIRLGEAEVVVAGGMESMSNAPYILPKARWGLRMGDGAVKDLMVYDGLTCSFTGVHMGIYGGETAKELGISREEQDKWAYRSHQRAIAAMEAGLLAEEIVPVAVPQRKGEPILVEHDESPRKDTSLEKLAKLPPVFDPQGTVTAGNAPGVNDGAAALVLMSEERAAREGIQPLATILAHTAIAVEAKDFPKTPGLVINELLRKTGKTVHDIDLFEINEAFAAVALASIQIADIDPEKVNVNGGAVALGHPIGASGARIIITLIHELKRRGGGIGIAAICSGGGQGDAIMVQV from the coding sequence ATGGGAAAAACAGTGATTGTAAGCGGTGTACGGACACCGTTTGGCAAATTTGGCGGCGCCTTGCAGTCGCTGACGGCTGCCGAACTTGGCGGCATTGCAGTGAAAGAAGCGCTGGCGCGCGCCAACATTAGCGGAGAACAAATCGATCAAGTCATTTTAGGGACCGTCCTGCAAGGCGGACAAGGGCAGCTGCCATCCCGCCAAGCGATGCGCCATGCCGGAATTCCGTGGGAAGTGCGCACGGAAACGATTAATAAAGTATGTGCTTCCGGCATGCGGGCGGTAACGCTTGGTGACCAAATCATCCGCCTCGGCGAAGCGGAAGTAGTTGTCGCCGGCGGTATGGAATCGATGAGCAACGCACCGTATATATTGCCGAAAGCGCGCTGGGGCTTGCGGATGGGCGACGGCGCTGTCAAAGATTTAATGGTGTATGACGGATTAACATGTAGTTTCACCGGTGTGCATATGGGTATTTACGGCGGTGAAACGGCGAAAGAATTAGGCATTTCCCGCGAGGAACAAGACAAATGGGCGTACCGCAGCCATCAGCGAGCCATCGCTGCGATGGAAGCGGGATTATTAGCCGAAGAAATCGTACCGGTCGCAGTACCGCAGCGAAAAGGCGAACCAATACTTGTCGAGCACGATGAGTCGCCAAGAAAAGATACGTCGCTCGAAAAGCTGGCCAAACTTCCACCAGTTTTTGATCCGCAAGGAACGGTGACAGCCGGAAACGCACCAGGCGTCAATGATGGAGCCGCCGCGCTTGTCCTGATGAGCGAAGAGCGCGCTGCCCGCGAAGGAATTCAACCGCTTGCGACGATTTTGGCGCATACGGCGATTGCCGTAGAGGCAAAAGATTTTCCGAAAACGCCGGGGCTTGTCATTAACGAATTGCTGCGCAAAACCGGAAAAACAGTCCATGACATCGATTTATTTGAAATTAACGAAGCGTTTGCTGCTGTAGCGCTTGCGAGCATCCAAATCGCAGACATCGATCCGGAAAAAGTGAACGTCAACGGCGGCGCGGTCGCATTAGGCCATCCGATCGGCGCCAGCGGCGCGCGTATTATCATTACCCTGATCCACGAATTGAAACGCCGTGGCGGCGGCATCGGCATTGCCGCGATTTGCAGCGGCGGCGGCCAAGGCGACGCCATTATGGTACAAGTATAG